A genomic segment from Dasypus novemcinctus isolate mDasNov1 chromosome X, mDasNov1.1.hap2, whole genome shotgun sequence encodes:
- the TFE3 gene encoding transcription factor E3 isoform X1: MSHAAEAARDGVEAGAEGPRAVFVLLEKRRPADSAQLLSLNSLLPESGIVADIELENVLDPDSFYELKSQPLPLRSSSSLPISLQATPATPATVSASSSAGGSRTPAMSSSSSSRVLLRQQLMRAQAQEQERRERREQAAAAPFPSPAPASPAISVVGVSAGGHTLGRPPPAQVPREVLKVQTHLENPTRYHLQQARRQQVKQYLSTTLGPKLASQALTPPPGPASAQPLPAPEAAHTTGPTGSAPNSPMALLTIGSSSEKEIDDVIDEIISLESSYNDEMLSYLPGGTAGLQLPSTLPVSGNLLDVYSSQGVATPAITVSNSCPAELPNIKREISETEAKALLKERQKKDNHNLIERRRRFNINDRIKELGTLIPKSSDPEMRWNKGTILKASVDYIRKLQKEQQRSKDLESRQRSLEQANRSLQLRIQELELQAQIHGLPVLPTPGLLSLATTSASDGLKPEQLDVEEEGRPGAATFHVGGGPAQNALHQQPPAPPSDALLDLHFPSDHLGDLGDPFHLGLEDILMEEEEGVVGGLSGGALSPLRAASDPLLSSVSPAVSKASSRRSSFSMEEES; this comes from the exons ATGTCTCATGCGGCCGAGGCAGCTCGGGACGGCGTAGAGGCCGGCGCGGAGGGCCCTCGAGCCGTGTTCGTGCTATTGGAGAAGCGCAGGCCAGCCGACTCGGCCCAGCTGCTCAG cCTGAACTCTTTGCTTCCGGAATCCGGGATTGTTGCTGACATCGAATTAGAAAACGTCCTGGATCCTGACAGCTTTTACGAGCTCAAaagccagcccctgcccctccgcTCAAGCTCAAG CCTCCCAATATCACTGCAGGCCACACCAGCCACCCCAGCTACAGTCTCTGCATCGTCTTCTGCAGGGGGCTCCAGGACCCCTGCCATGTCGTCCTCTTCTTCCTCACGGGTCTTGCTGCGGCAGCAGCTAATGCGAGCCCAAGCCCAGGAGCAGGAGCGGCGTGAGCGTCGGGAACAGGCAGCAGCCGCTCCCTTCCCCAGTCCGGCACCTGCCTCTCCTGCCATCTCTGTGGTTGGCGTCTCAGCTGGGGGCCACACGTTGGGCCGTCCCCCCCCTGCTCAGGTGCCCAGAGAGGTGCTCAAG GTGCAGACCCATCTGGAGAACCCGACGCGCTACCACCTGCAGCAGGCCCGCCGGCAGCAGGTGAAGCAGTACCTGTCTACCACGCTTGGGCCCAAGCTGGCTTCCCAGGCCCTCACCCCACCACCTGGGCCGGCTAGTGCCcagcctctccctgcccctgaGGCTGCCCACACTACTGGCCCCACAGGCAGTGCTCCCAACAGCCCCATGGCACTGCTCACGATTGGGTCCAGCTCAGAGAAGGAG ATTGATGATGTCATTGATGAGATCATCAGCCTGGAGTCCAGCTACAACGATGAAATGCTCAGTTATCTGCCGGGAGGCACTGCAGGACTGCAGCTCCCCAGCACG CTCCCTGTGTCAGGGAACCTGCTTGATGTGTACAGTAGCCAGGGCGTGGCCACGCCAGCCATCACTGTCAGCAACTCCTGCCCGGCCGAGCTGCCCAACATCAAACGGGAAATCTCTG AGACGGAGGCAAAGGCCCTTTTGAAGGAACGGCAGAAGAAGGACAATCACAATCTAA TTGAACGTCGCAGGCGATTCAACATTAACGACCGCATCAAGGAGCTGGGAACCCTCATCCCCAAGTCCAGTGACCC GGAGATGCGCTGGAACAAGGGCACCATCCTGAAAGCCTCAGTGGATTATATCCGCAAGCTGCAGAAGGAGCAGCAGCGCTCCAAAGACTTGGAGAGCCGGCAGCGATCCCTGGAGCAAGCCAACCGCAGCCTGCAGCTCCGAATTCAG GAGCTAGAGCTGCAGGCCCAGATTCACGGTCTGCCAGTACTTCCCACCCCAGGGCTGCTTTCCTTGGCCACCACTTCAGCCTCTGACGGCCTCAAGCCAGAGCAGCTGGACGTTGAGGAAGAGGGCAGGCCAGGGGCAGCAACGTTTCATGTAGGAGGGGGACCCGCCCAGAATGCTCTCCACCAGCAGCCCCCAGCACCGCCCTCGGATGCCCTTCTGGACCTGCACTTTCCCAGCGACCACCTGGGGGACCTGGGGGATCCGTTCCACCTGGGGCTGGAGGACATtctgatggaggaggaggagggggtggtaGGGGGGCTGTCGGGGGGCGCCCTGTCCCCGCTGCGGGCCGCCTCTGACCCCCTGCTCTCTTCCGTGTCCCCCGCTGTCTCCAAGGCCAGCAGCCGCCGCAGCAGCTTCAGCATGGAGGAAGAGTCCTGA
- the TFE3 gene encoding transcription factor E3 isoform X2, with translation MSSSSSSRVLLRQQLMRAQAQEQERRERREQAAAAPFPSPAPASPAISVVGVSAGGHTLGRPPPAQVPREVLKVQTHLENPTRYHLQQARRQQVKQYLSTTLGPKLASQALTPPPGPASAQPLPAPEAAHTTGPTGSAPNSPMALLTIGSSSEKEIDDVIDEIISLESSYNDEMLSYLPGGTAGLQLPSTLPVSGNLLDVYSSQGVATPAITVSNSCPAELPNIKREISETEAKALLKERQKKDNHNLIERRRRFNINDRIKELGTLIPKSSDPEMRWNKGTILKASVDYIRKLQKEQQRSKDLESRQRSLEQANRSLQLRIQELELQAQIHGLPVLPTPGLLSLATTSASDGLKPEQLDVEEEGRPGAATFHVGGGPAQNALHQQPPAPPSDALLDLHFPSDHLGDLGDPFHLGLEDILMEEEEGVVGGLSGGALSPLRAASDPLLSSVSPAVSKASSRRSSFSMEEES, from the exons ATGTCGTCCTCTTCTTCCTCACGGGTCTTGCTGCGGCAGCAGCTAATGCGAGCCCAAGCCCAGGAGCAGGAGCGGCGTGAGCGTCGGGAACAGGCAGCAGCCGCTCCCTTCCCCAGTCCGGCACCTGCCTCTCCTGCCATCTCTGTGGTTGGCGTCTCAGCTGGGGGCCACACGTTGGGCCGTCCCCCCCCTGCTCAGGTGCCCAGAGAGGTGCTCAAG GTGCAGACCCATCTGGAGAACCCGACGCGCTACCACCTGCAGCAGGCCCGCCGGCAGCAGGTGAAGCAGTACCTGTCTACCACGCTTGGGCCCAAGCTGGCTTCCCAGGCCCTCACCCCACCACCTGGGCCGGCTAGTGCCcagcctctccctgcccctgaGGCTGCCCACACTACTGGCCCCACAGGCAGTGCTCCCAACAGCCCCATGGCACTGCTCACGATTGGGTCCAGCTCAGAGAAGGAG ATTGATGATGTCATTGATGAGATCATCAGCCTGGAGTCCAGCTACAACGATGAAATGCTCAGTTATCTGCCGGGAGGCACTGCAGGACTGCAGCTCCCCAGCACG CTCCCTGTGTCAGGGAACCTGCTTGATGTGTACAGTAGCCAGGGCGTGGCCACGCCAGCCATCACTGTCAGCAACTCCTGCCCGGCCGAGCTGCCCAACATCAAACGGGAAATCTCTG AGACGGAGGCAAAGGCCCTTTTGAAGGAACGGCAGAAGAAGGACAATCACAATCTAA TTGAACGTCGCAGGCGATTCAACATTAACGACCGCATCAAGGAGCTGGGAACCCTCATCCCCAAGTCCAGTGACCC GGAGATGCGCTGGAACAAGGGCACCATCCTGAAAGCCTCAGTGGATTATATCCGCAAGCTGCAGAAGGAGCAGCAGCGCTCCAAAGACTTGGAGAGCCGGCAGCGATCCCTGGAGCAAGCCAACCGCAGCCTGCAGCTCCGAATTCAG GAGCTAGAGCTGCAGGCCCAGATTCACGGTCTGCCAGTACTTCCCACCCCAGGGCTGCTTTCCTTGGCCACCACTTCAGCCTCTGACGGCCTCAAGCCAGAGCAGCTGGACGTTGAGGAAGAGGGCAGGCCAGGGGCAGCAACGTTTCATGTAGGAGGGGGACCCGCCCAGAATGCTCTCCACCAGCAGCCCCCAGCACCGCCCTCGGATGCCCTTCTGGACCTGCACTTTCCCAGCGACCACCTGGGGGACCTGGGGGATCCGTTCCACCTGGGGCTGGAGGACATtctgatggaggaggaggagggggtggtaGGGGGGCTGTCGGGGGGCGCCCTGTCCCCGCTGCGGGCCGCCTCTGACCCCCTGCTCTCTTCCGTGTCCCCCGCTGTCTCCAAGGCCAGCAGCCGCCGCAGCAGCTTCAGCATGGAGGAAGAGTCCTGA
- the CCDC120 gene encoding coiled-coil domain-containing protein 120 isoform X1: MEVKGQLISSPNFNASAALFGEAAPQMKSERLRGLLDRQRALQEALNLKLQELRKVCLQEAELTGQLPPECPLEPGERPQLVRRRPPATRVYPPLHPNPAHHSLCPAEELALEALEREVSVQQQIAAAAHRLALAPELSTEQRRRRRQVQADALRRLHELEEQLGDVRARLGLPVLPPPQPLPLPTGPVLTTQGVCLGTRLAQLSQEDVVLHSENSSLSESGASHDNEESRGCFPLAERPSPPKAWDQLRAVSGGSPERRTPWKPPPSDLYGDLKSRRNSVASPTSPTRSLPRSASSFEGRSVPATPVLTRGSGPQLCKPEGLHSRQWSGSQDSQMGFPRADPASDRASLFTARTRCSNSSEALLVDRAAAGGASSPPAPLAPPAAGPPVCKSSEVLYERPQPIPAFSSRTAGPPDPPRAARPSSAAPASRVGPRLPPVSGDFLLDYSLERGLPRGSSGVGWGELLPAAEVPGPHSRRDGLLPVLPGSPPVYAADGSSPLLRSKDPHAHTTRTKPCGLPLEATEGPEVHPTPLLWMPPPTRIPPAGERSGHKNLALEGLRDWYIRNSGLAAGPQRRPVLSHTGPPHPPFLHARCYEVGQALYGVPSQAPLPHSRSFTAPPVSSRYYADFLYPPELNARLSDLTLEGEQSSSSDPQTPGTLV; the protein is encoded by the exons ATGGAAGTCAAAGGTCAGCTGATCAGCTCGCCCAACTTCAATGCCTCAG CTGCCCTCTTTGGAGAGGCTGCACCCCAAATGAAGTCAGAGCGTCTGCGGGGGCTGCTTGACCGGCAGCGGGCCCTGCAGGAGGCCCTGAACCTGAAACTTCAGGAGCTACGCAAAGTGTGTCTCCAGGAGGCG GAGCTGACAGGCCAGCTGCCCCCTGAGTGCCCACTGGAGCCTGGTGAACGGCCTCAGCTGGTCCGACGACGGCCCCCCGCAACCCGCGTGTACCCTCCCCTGCACCCCAACCCAGCACACCACTCCTTGTGCCCTGCTGAG GAGCTGGCTCTTGAGGCCCTGGAGCGCGAGGTGTCAGTGCAGCAGCAGATTGCGGCAGCTGCCCACCGCCTGGCCCTGGCCCCAGAGCTGAGCACCGAGCAGCGGCGGCGCCGGCGCCAGGTCCAGGCAGATGCACTGCGGAGGCTGCATGAGCTGGAAGAGCAACTCGGGGACGTCCGGGCCCGCCTTGGCCTCCCGGTGCTCCCACCGCCCCAGCCACTGCCACTGCCCACGGGACCAGTTCTCACCACCCAGGGAGTCTGCCTGGGCACACGCCTTGCTCAGCTCAGCCAAG AGGATGTAGTTCTGCACTCGGAGAACAGCTCCCTTTCAGAGTCTGGGGCCAGCCATGATAATG AGGAGTCCCGTGGCTGCTTCCCTCTGGCCGAGCGCCCCTCACCACCCAAGGCCTGGGACCAGCTGCGGGCAGTATCCGGGGGCAGTCCTGAGCGACGAACCCCATGGAAACCACCCCCGTCAGATCTTTACGGGGATCTGAAGAGCCGGCGGAACTCTGTGGCCAGCCCCACCAG CCCCACACGCTCGCTGCCCAGGAGTGCCTCCAGTTTTGAAGGGCGAAGTGTGCCTGCCACGCCTGTCCTCACCCGGGGCTCCGGCCCCCAGCTCTGCAA ACCTGAAGGCCTCCATTCTCGCCAGTGGTCTGGCAGCCAGGACTCCCAGATGGGCTTCCCCCGGGCAGACCCTGCCTCCGACCGCGCCTCCCTCTTCACAGCTCGCACCCGCTGCAGCAACAGCTCCGAGGCCCTGCTGGTGGACCGGGCAGCTGCGGGGGGAGCCAGCTCCCCGCCGGCCCCTCTGGCGCCCCCTGCCGCAGGCCCCCCAGTCTGCAAGAGCAGCGAGGTGCTGTATGAGCGACCCCAACCAATCCCTGCCTTCTCTTCCCGCACAGCTGGCCCCCCAGACCCTCCCCGGGCTGCCCGACCTAGCTCAGCCGCCCCTGCCTCCCGCGTGGGCCCCCGGCTTCCACCTGTGTCCGGGGACTTCCTCTTGGACTATTCCTTGGAAAGGGGCCTGCCCCGCGGTAGCAGTGGGGTAGGCTGGGGGGAGCTGCTGCCCGCAGCCGAGGTCCCAGGACCCCACTCCCGTCGGGATGGGCTCCTGCCCGTGCTCCCAGGCTCACCACCCGTGTATGCAGCTGACGGCAGCAGCCCCCTTCTCCGCAGCAAGGACCCCCACGCCCACACCACCCGCACCAAGCCCTGTGGCCTGCCCCTAGAGGCCACTGAGGGGCCAGAGGTGCATCCAACCCCCCTGCTGTGGATGCCCCCACCCACCCGTATCCCCCCGGCTGGTGAGCGCAGCGGCCACAAGAACCTTGCCCTGGAGGGGCTGCGGGACTGGTACATCCGGAACTCGGGACTGGCCGCGGGTCCCCAGCGCCGGCCGGTGCTCTCCCACACAGGCCCACCACACCCACCGTTCCTCCATGCTCGCTGCTATGAGGTGGGCCAGGCGCTGTACGGGGTCCCCAGCCAGGCGCCGCTCCCGCACTCCAGGAGTTTCACGGCGCCCCCTGTGTCCAGCAG ATACTACGCGGACTTCCTCTACCCCCCGGAGCTGAACGCTCGTTTAAGTGACCTGACGTTAGAGGGGGAGCAGTCCTCCAGTTCTGACCCCCAGACCCCAGGGACGCTGGTCTGA
- the CCDC120 gene encoding coiled-coil domain-containing protein 120 isoform X2: protein MEVKGQLISSPNFNASAALFGEAAPQMKSERLRGLLDRQRALQEALNLKLQELRKVCLQEAELTGQLPPECPLEPGERPQLVRRRPPATRVYPPLHPNPAHHSLCPAEELALEALEREVSVQQQIAAAAHRLALAPELSTEQRRRRRQVQADALRRLHELEEQLGDVRARLGLPVLPPPQPLPLPTGPVLTTQGVCLGTRLAQLSQEDVVLHSENSSLSESGASHDNEESRGCFPLAERPSPPKAWDQLRAVSGGSPERRTPWKPPPSDLYGDLKSRRNSVASPTSPTRSLPRSASSFEGRSVPATPVLTRGSGPQLCKPEGLHSRQWSGSQDSQMGFPRADPASDRASLFTARTRCSNSSEALLVDRAAAGGASSPPAPLAPPAAGPPVCKSSEVLYERPQPIPAFSSRTAGPPDPPRAARPSSAAPASRVGPRLPPVSGDFLLDYSLERGLPRGSSGVGWGELLPAAEVPGPHSRRDGLLPVLPGSPPVYAADGSSPLLRSKDPHAHTTRTKPCGLPLEATEGPEVHPTPLLWMPPPTRIPPAGERSGHKNLALEGLRDWYIRNSGLAAGPQRRPVLSHTGPPHPPFLHARCYEVGQALYGVPSQAPLPHSRSFTAPPVSSRYGGCFY from the exons ATGGAAGTCAAAGGTCAGCTGATCAGCTCGCCCAACTTCAATGCCTCAG CTGCCCTCTTTGGAGAGGCTGCACCCCAAATGAAGTCAGAGCGTCTGCGGGGGCTGCTTGACCGGCAGCGGGCCCTGCAGGAGGCCCTGAACCTGAAACTTCAGGAGCTACGCAAAGTGTGTCTCCAGGAGGCG GAGCTGACAGGCCAGCTGCCCCCTGAGTGCCCACTGGAGCCTGGTGAACGGCCTCAGCTGGTCCGACGACGGCCCCCCGCAACCCGCGTGTACCCTCCCCTGCACCCCAACCCAGCACACCACTCCTTGTGCCCTGCTGAG GAGCTGGCTCTTGAGGCCCTGGAGCGCGAGGTGTCAGTGCAGCAGCAGATTGCGGCAGCTGCCCACCGCCTGGCCCTGGCCCCAGAGCTGAGCACCGAGCAGCGGCGGCGCCGGCGCCAGGTCCAGGCAGATGCACTGCGGAGGCTGCATGAGCTGGAAGAGCAACTCGGGGACGTCCGGGCCCGCCTTGGCCTCCCGGTGCTCCCACCGCCCCAGCCACTGCCACTGCCCACGGGACCAGTTCTCACCACCCAGGGAGTCTGCCTGGGCACACGCCTTGCTCAGCTCAGCCAAG AGGATGTAGTTCTGCACTCGGAGAACAGCTCCCTTTCAGAGTCTGGGGCCAGCCATGATAATG AGGAGTCCCGTGGCTGCTTCCCTCTGGCCGAGCGCCCCTCACCACCCAAGGCCTGGGACCAGCTGCGGGCAGTATCCGGGGGCAGTCCTGAGCGACGAACCCCATGGAAACCACCCCCGTCAGATCTTTACGGGGATCTGAAGAGCCGGCGGAACTCTGTGGCCAGCCCCACCAG CCCCACACGCTCGCTGCCCAGGAGTGCCTCCAGTTTTGAAGGGCGAAGTGTGCCTGCCACGCCTGTCCTCACCCGGGGCTCCGGCCCCCAGCTCTGCAA ACCTGAAGGCCTCCATTCTCGCCAGTGGTCTGGCAGCCAGGACTCCCAGATGGGCTTCCCCCGGGCAGACCCTGCCTCCGACCGCGCCTCCCTCTTCACAGCTCGCACCCGCTGCAGCAACAGCTCCGAGGCCCTGCTGGTGGACCGGGCAGCTGCGGGGGGAGCCAGCTCCCCGCCGGCCCCTCTGGCGCCCCCTGCCGCAGGCCCCCCAGTCTGCAAGAGCAGCGAGGTGCTGTATGAGCGACCCCAACCAATCCCTGCCTTCTCTTCCCGCACAGCTGGCCCCCCAGACCCTCCCCGGGCTGCCCGACCTAGCTCAGCCGCCCCTGCCTCCCGCGTGGGCCCCCGGCTTCCACCTGTGTCCGGGGACTTCCTCTTGGACTATTCCTTGGAAAGGGGCCTGCCCCGCGGTAGCAGTGGGGTAGGCTGGGGGGAGCTGCTGCCCGCAGCCGAGGTCCCAGGACCCCACTCCCGTCGGGATGGGCTCCTGCCCGTGCTCCCAGGCTCACCACCCGTGTATGCAGCTGACGGCAGCAGCCCCCTTCTCCGCAGCAAGGACCCCCACGCCCACACCACCCGCACCAAGCCCTGTGGCCTGCCCCTAGAGGCCACTGAGGGGCCAGAGGTGCATCCAACCCCCCTGCTGTGGATGCCCCCACCCACCCGTATCCCCCCGGCTGGTGAGCGCAGCGGCCACAAGAACCTTGCCCTGGAGGGGCTGCGGGACTGGTACATCCGGAACTCGGGACTGGCCGCGGGTCCCCAGCGCCGGCCGGTGCTCTCCCACACAGGCCCACCACACCCACCGTTCCTCCATGCTCGCTGCTATGAGGTGGGCCAGGCGCTGTACGGGGTCCCCAGCCAGGCGCCGCTCCCGCACTCCAGGAGTTTCACGGCGCCCCCTGTGTCCAGCAGGTATGGGGGGTGCTTTTACTGA
- the PRAF2 gene encoding PRA1 family protein 2: MSEVQLPPLRALDDFVLGSARLAAPDPRDPQRWCHRVINNLLYYQTNYLLCFGLGLALAGYARPLHTLLSALVVAVALGVLVWAAETRAAVRRCRRSHPAACLAAVLAVGLLVLWAAGGAGTFLFGIAGPVLLILVHASLRLRNLKNKLENKIESIGLKRTPMGLLLEALGQEQEAGS, translated from the exons ATGTCGGAGGTACAGCTGCCGCCGCTACGCGCCCTGGACGACTTCGTTCTAGGCTCGGCGCGCCTGGCGGCTCCGGATCCACGCGACCCGCAGCGATGGTGCCACCGCGtcatcaacaacctcctctattATCAAACCAACTACTTGCTCTGTTTCGGCTTGGGTCTCGCCTTGGCCGG GTACGCGCGCCCGCTACACACGCTCCTCAGCGCGCTGGTCGTAGCGGTGGCGCTGGGCGTGCTGGTGTGGGCGGCCGAGACCCGCGCGGCCGTGCGCCGCTGTCGGCGCAGTCACCCCGCCGCTTGCCTGGCCGCAGTGCTGGCCGTCGGCCTCCTGGTTCTctgggcggcgggcggcgctGGCACCTTCCTGTTCGGAATCGCCGGGCCAGTGCTTT TGATCCTGGTGCACGCCTCGCTGCGCCTGCGCAACCTCAAGAACAAGCTTGAGAACAAAATCGAGAGCATTGGTCTGAAGCGGACGCCAATGGGGCTACTATTAGAGGCGCTGGGACAAGAACAAGAAGCCGGATCTTAG
- the WDR45 gene encoding WD repeat domain phosphoinositide-interacting protein 4 isoform X2, giving the protein MTQQPLRGVTSLRFNQDQSCFCCAMETGVRIYNVEPLMEKGHLDHEQVGSMALVEMLHRSNLLALVGGGSSPKFSEISVLIWDDAREGKDSKDKLVLEFTFTKPVLAVRMRHDKIVVVLRNRIYVYSFPDNPRKLFEFDTRDNPKGLCDLCPSLEKQLLVFPGHKCGSLQLVDLASTKPGTSSAPFTINAHQSDVACVSLNQPGTVVASASQKGTLIRLFDTQSKEKLVELRRGTDPATLYCINFSHDSSFLCASSDKGTVHIFALKDTRLNRRSALARVGKVGPMIGQYVDSQWSLASFTVPAESACICAFGRNTSKNVNSVIAICVDGTFHKYVFTPDGNCNREAFDVYLDICDDDDF; this is encoded by the exons ATGACTCAGCAGCCACTACGAGGAGTGACCAGCCTTCGTTTCAACCAAGACCAGA GCTGCTTTTGCTGTGCTATGGAGACCGGTGTGCGCATCTACAACGTGGAGCCCTTGATGGAGAAGGGGCATCTGG ACCATGAGCAGGTAGGCAGCATGGCCCTGGTGGAGATGCTGCACCGCTCCAACCTGCTGGCCCTGGTGGGCGGCGGTAGCAGCCCCAAGTTTTCAGAGATCTCAG TGCTGATCTGGGACGATGCCCGGGAGGGCAAGGACTCCAAGGACAAGCTCGTGTTGGAGTTCACCTTCACCAAGCCAGTGCTGGCCGTGCGCATGCGACATGACAA GATTGTAGTAGTGCTGAGGAACCGCATCTATGTTTATTCCTTCCCTGACAATCCCCGGAAGCTCTTTGAGTTTGACACTCGGGACAACCCCAAGG GACTCTGTGACCTCTGCCCCAGCCTGGAAAAGCAACTGCTAGTGTTCCCCGGACACAAGTGCGGGAGTCTGCAGCTCGTG GACCTGGCCAGCACCAAGCCCGGCACTTCCTCAGCTCCTTTCACCATCAACGCGCACCAGAGCGACGTGGCCTGTGTGTCACTGAACCAGCCCGGCACCGTTGTGGCCTCAGCCTCCCAGAAGGGCACCCTTATTCGTCTTTTTGACACGCAATCCAAGGAGAAACTGGTGGAGCTGCGCCGAGGCACTGACCCTGCCACTCTCTACTG CATCAACTTCAGCCACGACTCCTCCTTCCTCTGCGCTTCCAGCGATAAGGGGACCGTCCACATCTTTGCTCTCAAGGATACCCGACTCAACCGCCGCTCAGC GCTGGCTCGTGTGGGCAAGGTAGGGCCGATGATTGGGCAGTACGTGGACTCTCAGTGGAGCCTGGCAAGCTTCACTGTGCCTGCTGAATCTGCCTGCATCTGTGCCTTTGGTCGCAATACTTCTAAGAATGTCAACTCTGTCATTG CCATCTGCGTAGATGGGACCTTCCACAAATATGTCTTCACTCCTGATGGAAACTGCAACAGGGAGGCTTTCGACGTGTACCTTGACATTTGTGATGATGATGACTTTTAA
- the WDR45 gene encoding WD repeat domain phosphoinositide-interacting protein 4 isoform X1, which translates to MTQQPLRGVTSLRFNQDQSCFCCAMETGVRIYNVEPLMEKGHLDHEQVGSMALVEMLHRSNLLALVGGGSSPKFSEISAVLIWDDAREGKDSKDKLVLEFTFTKPVLAVRMRHDKIVVVLRNRIYVYSFPDNPRKLFEFDTRDNPKGLCDLCPSLEKQLLVFPGHKCGSLQLVDLASTKPGTSSAPFTINAHQSDVACVSLNQPGTVVASASQKGTLIRLFDTQSKEKLVELRRGTDPATLYCINFSHDSSFLCASSDKGTVHIFALKDTRLNRRSALARVGKVGPMIGQYVDSQWSLASFTVPAESACICAFGRNTSKNVNSVIAICVDGTFHKYVFTPDGNCNREAFDVYLDICDDDDF; encoded by the exons ATGACTCAGCAGCCACTACGAGGAGTGACCAGCCTTCGTTTCAACCAAGACCAGA GCTGCTTTTGCTGTGCTATGGAGACCGGTGTGCGCATCTACAACGTGGAGCCCTTGATGGAGAAGGGGCATCTGG ACCATGAGCAGGTAGGCAGCATGGCCCTGGTGGAGATGCTGCACCGCTCCAACCTGCTGGCCCTGGTGGGCGGCGGTAGCAGCCCCAAGTTTTCAGAGATCTCAG CAGTGCTGATCTGGGACGATGCCCGGGAGGGCAAGGACTCCAAGGACAAGCTCGTGTTGGAGTTCACCTTCACCAAGCCAGTGCTGGCCGTGCGCATGCGACATGACAA GATTGTAGTAGTGCTGAGGAACCGCATCTATGTTTATTCCTTCCCTGACAATCCCCGGAAGCTCTTTGAGTTTGACACTCGGGACAACCCCAAGG GACTCTGTGACCTCTGCCCCAGCCTGGAAAAGCAACTGCTAGTGTTCCCCGGACACAAGTGCGGGAGTCTGCAGCTCGTG GACCTGGCCAGCACCAAGCCCGGCACTTCCTCAGCTCCTTTCACCATCAACGCGCACCAGAGCGACGTGGCCTGTGTGTCACTGAACCAGCCCGGCACCGTTGTGGCCTCAGCCTCCCAGAAGGGCACCCTTATTCGTCTTTTTGACACGCAATCCAAGGAGAAACTGGTGGAGCTGCGCCGAGGCACTGACCCTGCCACTCTCTACTG CATCAACTTCAGCCACGACTCCTCCTTCCTCTGCGCTTCCAGCGATAAGGGGACCGTCCACATCTTTGCTCTCAAGGATACCCGACTCAACCGCCGCTCAGC GCTGGCTCGTGTGGGCAAGGTAGGGCCGATGATTGGGCAGTACGTGGACTCTCAGTGGAGCCTGGCAAGCTTCACTGTGCCTGCTGAATCTGCCTGCATCTGTGCCTTTGGTCGCAATACTTCTAAGAATGTCAACTCTGTCATTG CCATCTGCGTAGATGGGACCTTCCACAAATATGTCTTCACTCCTGATGGAAACTGCAACAGGGAGGCTTTCGACGTGTACCTTGACATTTGTGATGATGATGACTTTTAA